From Sporosarcina sp. 6E9, a single genomic window includes:
- the minD gene encoding septum site-determining protein MinD translates to MGEAIVITSGKGGVGKTTTTANLGTALALQGKKVCLVDTDIGLRNLDVILGLENRIIYDLVDVVEGRCKVQQALVKDKRFEDGLFLLPAAQTTDKNAVDTEQMKALITELKRDYDYILIDCPAGIEQGYKNAVAGADRAIVVTTPEISAVRDADRIIGLLEQEDIEPPKLIINRIKRHLMNSGDALDVNDITTHLSIDLLGIVMDDENVISSSNKGEPVVMDPTNPAAIGYRNISRRILGESVALMSFDNSNKGFFGRIKSIFSKV, encoded by the coding sequence TTGGGAGAAGCTATCGTAATAACATCTGGTAAGGGCGGTGTTGGTAAAACGACGACAACTGCGAATCTTGGGACTGCATTGGCACTTCAAGGGAAGAAAGTTTGTCTCGTTGATACTGATATCGGCTTACGAAATCTTGACGTCATTCTTGGACTTGAAAACCGTATCATTTATGATTTGGTTGATGTCGTTGAAGGACGATGTAAAGTTCAACAAGCGCTTGTGAAGGATAAACGCTTTGAAGATGGTCTCTTTTTATTACCTGCTGCACAGACTACAGATAAAAATGCAGTAGATACAGAACAAATGAAGGCATTAATCACTGAGTTGAAACGCGATTATGATTATATTTTAATTGATTGCCCGGCTGGAATTGAGCAGGGGTATAAAAATGCGGTGGCTGGTGCGGACCGCGCGATTGTTGTAACGACGCCGGAGATTTCTGCAGTTCGCGATGCGGACCGTATTATCGGGTTGCTTGAACAAGAGGATATCGAACCGCCGAAACTTATTATCAATCGTATTAAGCGCCATCTGATGAATTCTGGTGATGCGCTTGATGTCAATGATATTACTACGCATTTATCTATTGATCTTTTGGGTATTGTCATGGACGATGAGAATGTGATTAGTTCGTCCAATAAAGGCGAGCCTGTCGTTATGGATCCAACCAATCCGGCTGCTATTGGCTACCGGAATATTTCACGCAGAATTCTCGGAGAATCTGTTGCGTTGATGTCGTTTGATAATAGTAATAAAGGATTTTTTGGTCGAATTAAGTCGATATTTTCTAAGGTATGA
- a CDS encoding site-2 protease family protein, translating into MKFRLHPILLPVFLFLIISGDLSVYTLIFISLLIHEAGHLVCAYILGLRVRSCTIMPYGGELVIPGRLTARRKHRIYLALGGPVATLLLLFLALVLEFPGDDLVVKIQFFLLGLNLIPILPLDGGHVLSAVLEKKGFEARAKSIILIYSMCMLSVTSIALSFHLPNTVPYLLLAVFLLIQNYTSFRFRRYEQAFIKLKINVLTK; encoded by the coding sequence ATGAAGTTTCGTTTGCATCCAATACTTCTCCCGGTATTTTTATTTTTAATCATATCTGGAGATTTATCGGTCTATACGTTAATTTTCATTTCGCTTTTAATTCATGAAGCAGGTCACCTCGTTTGCGCATACATACTAGGACTACGTGTCCGATCTTGTACAATTATGCCTTACGGGGGAGAACTGGTTATACCGGGCAGGTTGACGGCGCGCAGGAAACATCGCATCTATCTTGCTCTCGGGGGACCTGTCGCAACGTTACTCCTTCTTTTTTTGGCGTTGGTACTAGAATTCCCTGGAGATGATTTAGTCGTTAAAATTCAATTTTTTTTACTGGGCCTTAACCTGATACCGATTTTACCGCTGGACGGTGGGCATGTGCTAAGTGCAGTATTGGAAAAAAAGGGTTTTGAAGCGCGCGCAAAATCAATCATACTCATCTATTCGATGTGCATGTTATCTGTCACGTCGATTGCATTATCTTTTCATTTACCAAATACAGTTCCGTACCTTTTATTGGCGGTATTTCTGCTCATTCAAAACTATACTTCATTCCGTTTTCGGAGATATGAACAAGCCTTTATTAAATTAAAAATAAATGTGTTGACGAAATGA
- the rplU gene encoding 50S ribosomal protein L21: protein MYAIIETGGKQVKVEQGQEIFIEKVEGDVNDVVTFDKVLFVGGDDVKVGVPFVEGATVTAKVVEQGRGKKITVFKYKPKKNYHRKLGHRQPFTKVVIDGINA, encoded by the coding sequence ATGTACGCAATTATTGAAACTGGTGGAAAACAAGTTAAAGTTGAGCAAGGCCAAGAAATTTTCATTGAGAAAGTTGAAGGCGATGTAAACGATGTTGTTACTTTTGACAAAGTTTTATTCGTAGGTGGAGACGACGTAAAAGTTGGCGTTCCATTCGTGGAAGGCGCTACTGTTACAGCTAAAGTCGTTGAACAAGGCCGCGGTAAAAAAATTACTGTTTTCAAATATAAGCCAAAAAAGAACTATCACAGAAAACTAGGTCATCGTCAGCCGTTCACAAAAGTAGTTATCGATGGAATTAACGCATAA
- a CDS encoding ribosomal-processing cysteine protease Prp produces MITVTITKDQLDRIQAFEMSGHADFAEHGKDLVCAGASAVSFGAVNAIIALTGITPGILQGDDGGYLKVLLPENVESDADIQLIVQAMIVSLQTIESDYGQHIKIIFKK; encoded by the coding sequence ATGATTACAGTGACGATAACGAAAGATCAATTGGACCGCATACAAGCATTTGAAATGTCAGGTCATGCCGATTTCGCGGAACATGGAAAAGATCTTGTATGTGCAGGTGCATCAGCAGTATCATTTGGTGCTGTGAATGCTATCATCGCACTTACAGGCATTACACCCGGGATTCTCCAAGGAGATGACGGCGGGTATTTGAAAGTCTTACTTCCTGAAAACGTGGAAAGTGATGCCGATATTCAATTAATTGTACAAGCGATGATTGTTTCTTTACAGACGATTGAATCAGACTACGGGCAACATATAAAAATCATCTTCAAAAAGTAG
- the rpmA gene encoding 50S ribosomal protein L27 — MLRLDLQFFASKKGAGSTRNGRDSQSKRLGAKRSDGQYVSGGSILYRQRGTKVHPGENVGLGSDDTLFAKIDGVVRFERYGRTKTKVSVYAEAQEA, encoded by the coding sequence ATGCTACGATTAGATCTCCAGTTTTTCGCATCGAAAAAAGGAGCAGGTTCAACTCGAAACGGTCGTGACTCACAGTCAAAACGTCTTGGCGCAAAACGCTCTGACGGACAATACGTTTCAGGCGGATCAATCCTTTACCGTCAACGCGGAACAAAAGTTCACCCAGGTGAAAACGTTGGTCTCGGCAGCGACGATACTTTGTTCGCGAAAATCGACGGCGTCGTACGCTTTGAGCGTTACGGCCGCACGAAAACGAAAGTAAGCGTATATGCTGAAGCTCAAGAAGCTTAA
- a CDS encoding Spo0B domain-containing protein, whose amino-acid sequence MGKKELSQTELLAFARHDFLNDLQIILMHLDLGNPSEARNTILKTTKAMGQRAVLSGFGLPKVQQWLLTFDWVYTAFRSTLSCAIKKASRSVSDDTIVAYLEAIFTEVEDELDPLSDYDVHFDIFADENEWSMTITIKGELPATKKTRIGPDDVKIEEMISHNLWVFKLIGQ is encoded by the coding sequence ATGGGTAAAAAGGAATTATCACAAACGGAACTATTGGCGTTTGCACGCCACGATTTTCTCAATGATCTCCAAATCATTTTAATGCATCTCGATCTTGGGAATCCTTCAGAAGCAAGAAATACAATTTTAAAGACGACAAAAGCGATGGGCCAACGCGCTGTACTTTCGGGATTTGGTTTGCCAAAAGTACAACAATGGTTATTAACATTCGACTGGGTCTATACTGCATTTCGCAGTACATTGTCTTGCGCGATTAAAAAAGCGAGTCGAAGCGTAAGTGATGACACAATTGTTGCCTATTTAGAGGCTATTTTCACTGAAGTTGAAGATGAGCTTGATCCGCTATCAGATTATGACGTTCACTTTGACATTTTCGCTGATGAAAATGAGTGGTCCATGACGATAACGATAAAAGGCGAATTACCAGCAACTAAAAAGACGCGAATCGGTCCAGATGACGTTAAAATTGAAGAAATGATTTCACATAATTTATGGGTGTTCAAGTTAATTGGACAATAG
- the obgE gene encoding GTPase ObgE, whose amino-acid sequence MFVDHVKIYVKGGDGGDGMVAFRREKYIPFGGPAGGDGGSGADVIFVVEEGLRTLMDFRYQRHFKAPRGAHGMGKNMHGRNAEDMVVKVPPGTVVTDSETGAVIADLVEHGQTAVIARGGRGGRGNSRFVSSQNPAPELSEKGEPGVEKEIVLELKVLADAGLVGFPSVGKSTLLSVISAAKPKIADYHFTTLVPNLGMVEAEDGRSFAIADLPGLIEGAHEGVGLGHQFLRHIERTRVIVHVIDMSAMEGRDPYEDYVTINEELKQYNLRLTERPQVIVANKMDMPDSEENLRLFKEKLEDDVQVFPISAVTRKGLDPLIFAVADLIDATPEFPLTDFEEESENTVLYKHEGEASDFEITRDDDGAYVLSGTTIERLFKMTDFNFDASVRKFARQMRAMGIDDGLRERGAKNGDIVRLLGFEFEFIE is encoded by the coding sequence ATGTTTGTAGATCACGTTAAAATATATGTAAAAGGCGGTGACGGTGGTGATGGAATGGTTGCGTTCCGTCGCGAGAAGTACATTCCGTTTGGCGGTCCTGCAGGCGGTGACGGTGGAAGCGGCGCGGATGTCATTTTTGTTGTTGAAGAAGGCTTACGCACATTAATGGATTTCCGTTATCAACGTCACTTTAAAGCACCTCGTGGAGCCCACGGGATGGGTAAAAATATGCATGGTAGAAATGCGGAAGATATGGTGGTCAAGGTCCCGCCTGGAACAGTCGTTACAGACAGCGAGACGGGCGCTGTCATCGCGGATTTGGTCGAACATGGGCAAACAGCAGTCATTGCTCGCGGCGGCCGTGGCGGGCGCGGAAACAGCCGTTTTGTATCCTCCCAAAACCCGGCACCTGAACTTTCTGAAAAGGGAGAGCCTGGCGTCGAAAAAGAAATCGTTTTGGAATTGAAAGTACTGGCGGACGCTGGACTTGTTGGTTTCCCGAGTGTTGGAAAATCCACGCTCCTTTCTGTCATTTCGGCAGCAAAACCGAAAATTGCGGATTATCATTTCACAACGCTCGTTCCGAATCTTGGAATGGTTGAAGCGGAAGACGGCCGTAGTTTTGCGATCGCTGATTTGCCAGGATTAATTGAAGGCGCACATGAAGGTGTCGGCCTTGGACATCAATTCTTGCGGCATATTGAGCGAACGCGCGTCATTGTTCACGTGATTGACATGTCAGCAATGGAAGGTCGCGACCCGTACGAAGATTACGTGACGATTAATGAAGAACTGAAACAATATAATTTGCGCTTGACAGAGCGACCGCAAGTTATTGTAGCCAATAAAATGGACATGCCTGATTCGGAAGAAAATCTTCGTTTATTCAAAGAAAAACTAGAAGATGATGTACAAGTCTTTCCAATTTCTGCTGTGACTCGAAAAGGACTCGATCCACTTATTTTCGCGGTTGCTGATTTGATAGATGCAACGCCTGAATTCCCACTAACGGACTTCGAAGAGGAAAGCGAAAATACAGTTCTTTATAAACATGAAGGTGAAGCTTCTGACTTCGAAATTACTCGCGACGACGACGGGGCATATGTCCTATCCGGTACGACGATTGAACGTCTATTCAAAATGACAGACTTTAACTTCGATGCTTCTGTACGGAAATTTGCTCGTCAAATGCGCGCGATGGGTATCGATGATGGATTACGTGAACGCGGTGCGAAAAATGGAGACATCGTTCGACTTCTTGGTTTCGAATTCGAGTTTATCGAATAA
- a CDS encoding ACT domain-containing protein: protein MKRLGDGRFYLVREDVLTESMLKTIEVKQLLSSGEATTIQEAVKKVGLSRSAFYKYRDTVFPFESIARERILTIFIQLEDRKGSLATLLGIVSEAKCNVLTIHQTIPVQARANITLSLDVTQMEVKMDTFIQQLKSPDFVESVSVISSGAL, encoded by the coding sequence ATGAAGCGGTTAGGCGACGGCCGTTTTTATCTTGTGAGGGAAGATGTCCTGACAGAGTCAATGCTAAAAACGATTGAAGTAAAACAATTACTCTCTTCCGGGGAGGCGACAACCATTCAGGAAGCTGTGAAAAAGGTTGGGCTTTCCCGGAGTGCTTTTTATAAGTATCGCGACACAGTTTTTCCTTTCGAGTCGATTGCTCGTGAACGTATTTTAACAATTTTCATCCAGCTTGAAGACCGAAAAGGATCCCTTGCTACATTGCTAGGCATTGTTTCGGAAGCGAAATGCAATGTGCTCACAATTCACCAAACGATTCCTGTCCAAGCGAGAGCGAATATTACGCTATCGCTAGATGTAACGCAGATGGAAGTCAAGATGGATACCTTTATTCAACAATTAAAATCACCGGATTTTGTCGAGTCAGTCTCGGTCATAAGTTCTGGAGCACTATAA
- the pheA gene encoding prephenate dehydratase, with translation MSHENFTPIIAYLGPEASFTHVAATYLFGNSGLSPQPTIPDCIEAVSAGRATYAIVPLENALEGTVPLTIDYMHNDRELFINAELSIPIQQHLMVNKKQAEFVAEIESVQSHPHALAQCHKYLLYQYRRVPLIQTTSTAAAAKYISENPDEKIAAIANRLAAEKYDLHIAEENIHDFHFNHTRFVVLSLRKGQLEIPNHSETPKTTLMVKLPKDDRSGMLHQVLSVFSWRKLNLSKIESRPLKTGLGNYFFIIDVVESEETPMMKGAMEELAALGCSVRSFGTYYTYEDKTVMSD, from the coding sequence TTGAGTCATGAAAACTTCACGCCAATTATTGCCTATTTAGGACCTGAAGCTTCATTTACACATGTAGCGGCTACTTATTTATTTGGAAATTCGGGATTATCGCCGCAGCCAACCATTCCAGATTGCATTGAAGCGGTGAGCGCCGGGCGAGCAACCTATGCAATTGTACCTTTGGAAAATGCGTTGGAAGGAACTGTTCCGTTAACAATCGATTATATGCACAATGACAGAGAGTTGTTTATTAACGCGGAGCTTTCGATTCCAATCCAACAACATCTAATGGTCAATAAAAAACAAGCGGAATTTGTTGCGGAAATTGAATCCGTTCAATCTCATCCGCATGCGCTTGCGCAATGTCATAAATATTTGTTGTATCAATACAGACGCGTTCCGCTCATTCAAACGACATCAACAGCAGCGGCTGCAAAATATATATCTGAAAATCCCGATGAAAAAATTGCAGCGATTGCGAACCGTCTTGCTGCTGAAAAATATGACTTACATATTGCAGAAGAAAATATACATGATTTCCATTTTAACCATACAAGATTTGTCGTCTTGTCATTGCGAAAAGGTCAGCTGGAAATCCCGAATCATTCAGAAACGCCTAAAACAACTTTGATGGTTAAACTCCCTAAAGATGATCGTTCGGGTATGCTTCATCAAGTGTTATCTGTTTTTTCTTGGCGTAAATTGAATTTAAGTAAAATCGAATCACGTCCATTAAAAACGGGTCTCGGAAATTATTTTTTCATTATTGATGTAGTAGAATCAGAGGAAACACCGATGATGAAAGGCGCAATGGAAGAATTAGCGGCGCTTGGATGCTCCGTCCGCTCATTCGGCACCTATTATACATACGAAGATAAAACCGTTATGTCCGACTAA
- the safA gene encoding SafA/ExsA family spore coat assembly protein, producing MEFHVVQKGDTLWKISRKYGVSFDELKRVNAHLANPDYIVPGMKITIPAMSKEHAMVKKPAVAAEKKMEKAPVHTAPVKTEKAPIQAAPVKKEKAPIQAAPVEKKPAPPPAPAPPVQVKPAVEKPVMPMPEVPKAPVMPKATKTEKGEMPEMAPQMQQPMPQMQEMPYQMQQPMPQMQAMPYQMPQQPMQFFGVPCGWMPIYDADCYPFIHPAQMHQPMPNMPPQQMPMEMEASPMMPNMPMQPNIPMPNMPMQSNMPMTNMPMSSNMPMQPNMSMPQRAEWQMIESPNIQFEEDIKFQKMPNIHFEESPMKEYKEMEKAVESIAEQKVESMVEESPNCEEPPMMMSATPPEGMGAYGQYPGYQAYPMSPCGCQHDCGCAQPYPQMPPCGCGQGQMYPVAPVQHMNYCNSCSQPIQAMPYHQSHHHQQMMPYPYNNWHGNY from the coding sequence GTGGAATTTCATGTAGTTCAAAAAGGTGACACACTTTGGAAGATTTCAAGAAAATACGGCGTTTCTTTTGATGAATTAAAAAGGGTGAATGCACATCTAGCCAATCCTGATTATATTGTCCCTGGGATGAAGATTACTATACCAGCAATGTCAAAGGAACATGCTATGGTGAAAAAGCCTGCTGTAGCAGCCGAGAAAAAAATGGAGAAAGCACCGGTTCATACAGCTCCAGTAAAAACGGAGAAAGCACCGATTCAAGCGGCTCCAGTAAAAAAGGAGAAAGCGCCTATTCAAGCGGCTCCAGTAGAGAAAAAGCCGGCACCACCACCAGCTCCAGCTCCACCAGTACAAGTAAAACCTGCAGTGGAAAAGCCGGTGATGCCTATGCCTGAGGTGCCAAAAGCACCCGTGATGCCTAAAGCGACAAAAACGGAAAAGGGAGAAATGCCGGAAATGGCTCCGCAGATGCAACAACCGATGCCTCAAATGCAGGAAATGCCTTATCAAATGCAACAACCCATGCCACAAATGCAGGCGATGCCTTATCAAATGCCGCAACAACCGATGCAATTTTTCGGGGTCCCATGTGGTTGGATGCCGATTTATGACGCGGATTGTTATCCATTCATCCATCCAGCTCAAATGCATCAACCAATGCCTAATATGCCACCACAGCAGATGCCGATGGAAATGGAAGCTTCACCAATGATGCCGAATATGCCTATGCAACCAAATATACCTATGCCGAATATGCCAATGCAATCAAACATGCCTATGACGAATATGCCTATGTCATCAAATATGCCTATGCAACCCAATATGTCTATGCCACAACGCGCAGAATGGCAAATGATCGAGTCACCGAATATCCAGTTCGAAGAAGACATTAAATTCCAGAAAATGCCGAATATCCATTTTGAGGAATCTCCGATGAAAGAATACAAAGAAATGGAGAAAGCTGTTGAATCTATAGCAGAGCAAAAAGTTGAAAGCATGGTTGAAGAATCGCCTAATTGTGAAGAGCCACCAATGATGATGTCCGCAACACCTCCTGAAGGTATGGGTGCTTATGGACAATATCCAGGTTATCAAGCTTATCCAATGTCACCTTGTGGCTGTCAACACGATTGTGGATGTGCTCAACCGTATCCACAAATGCCACCATGTGGTTGCGGCCAAGGACAAATGTATCCAGTAGCTCCCGTTCAGCATATGAACTATTGCAATTCATGTAGCCAGCCAATCCAGGCAATGCCTTACCACCAATCGCATCACCACCAACAGATGATGCCGTACCCGTACAATAATTGGCACGGGAATTATTAG
- a CDS encoding aminoglycoside phosphotransferase family protein, producing the protein MKLDGKLEQINSNVWKLERDGLFYSVKQYDFSAIALKVKTVHETLRSISFPHIVPVLPNEHQLTFMQPWLEGARSVNFKRRADRTDSLEALMTLHETGSIINWPGEPYLHQYPLEAKWEERINRFQNIREECEKYIGRSNFNDILFYAKNALRHVRKAGKSEQAETLLHGDVVHHNILRDKDGIIRFIDFDLTCTGPPGTEIALWIHRVLPQIDYDIEFLVNEQPSLQNLDDSSKTLLLYPNEILREWLHLFTLPKRSQERQVKNLVPFTESALSHWPKLWYNVERMKN; encoded by the coding sequence ATGAAACTAGATGGGAAGTTAGAGCAAATAAATAGCAATGTCTGGAAACTTGAGCGAGATGGGCTATTTTATTCTGTAAAGCAGTATGACTTTTCAGCTATCGCTTTAAAAGTGAAAACAGTGCATGAAACGTTGCGTTCAATATCATTTCCGCATATCGTTCCTGTACTGCCAAATGAACACCAATTAACATTTATGCAACCATGGTTAGAGGGCGCCAGATCCGTGAATTTCAAAAGAAGAGCAGATCGAACCGACTCTCTCGAAGCCTTAATGACCTTACACGAAACAGGTTCGATCATTAATTGGCCCGGAGAACCTTATTTGCATCAGTACCCATTGGAAGCTAAATGGGAAGAGCGGATAAATCGTTTTCAAAATATACGGGAAGAGTGCGAGAAGTACATCGGAAGAAGTAATTTTAATGATATCCTTTTTTACGCGAAGAATGCCCTTCGGCATGTACGGAAAGCGGGGAAATCCGAACAAGCCGAAACCCTTCTTCACGGCGACGTGGTTCACCATAATATCCTGCGTGACAAAGATGGGATCATCCGCTTTATCGACTTCGATTTAACATGTACAGGACCGCCTGGAACTGAAATCGCATTGTGGATTCATCGTGTGCTTCCACAAATCGATTATGATATTGAATTTCTTGTCAATGAACAACCATCTTTGCAAAATTTAGATGATAGCTCGAAAACATTACTTCTCTATCCAAATGAAATACTTCGAGAATGGCTGCATTTGTTTACACTGCCAAAGCGTTCACAAGAAAGACAAGTGAAAAATCTCGTCCCTTTTACTGAATCCGCACTCTCACATTGGCCAAAATTATGGTATAATGTAGAACGGATGAAAAATTAG
- a CDS encoding YebC/PmpR family DNA-binding transcriptional regulator, whose translation MAGHSKWNNIKNRKGAQDAKRGKIFQKISREIYMAAKSGADPDMNPGLRLAIEKAKSANVPNDVVKRALDKATGAGADENYEEVIYEGYGPGGIAVLVYCLTENRNRTAPNVRYAFSRNGGNLGASGSVGYMFDRKGRLFIERTEDTDEDMIMMAALEAGAEDIESTEDGFEIVTEPGDFLEVKEKLEEDGIEFISAEIEMIPSIYTPIPEGSEEEFERMLEILEDDDDVQDVYHNASEE comes from the coding sequence ATGGCAGGGCATTCCAAATGGAATAATATTAAAAACCGTAAAGGCGCACAAGACGCAAAACGCGGGAAAATCTTTCAAAAGATATCACGAGAAATTTATATGGCGGCGAAATCAGGTGCAGATCCAGATATGAACCCTGGTTTACGGCTAGCGATTGAAAAAGCAAAAAGTGCAAACGTTCCAAACGATGTTGTAAAACGTGCGCTCGATAAGGCAACTGGCGCAGGGGCAGATGAAAACTATGAAGAAGTCATTTATGAAGGATACGGCCCAGGCGGCATTGCTGTTCTCGTTTATTGTTTAACTGAAAACAGAAACCGAACAGCCCCAAATGTCCGTTACGCATTTTCCAGAAATGGCGGAAATCTTGGCGCAAGCGGATCTGTCGGTTACATGTTCGACCGTAAAGGACGTTTATTCATTGAACGTACGGAAGATACCGACGAAGATATGATCATGATGGCTGCTCTCGAAGCAGGCGCTGAAGATATCGAGTCAACTGAAGATGGTTTCGAAATCGTTACAGAACCCGGCGACTTTTTAGAAGTAAAAGAAAAGCTGGAAGAAGACGGCATCGAATTCATCTCTGCCGAAATCGAAATGATCCCATCAATCTACACACCAATTCCAGAAGGCAGCGAAGAAGAATTCGAAAGAATGCTCGAAATCCTCGAAGATGATGACGACGTTCAAGATGTTTATCATAATGCGAGTGAAGAATAA
- the ruvA gene encoding Holliday junction branch migration protein RuvA yields the protein MYDYIKGHVTRVTPEYITLDQNGVGWLIMTPNPYSFHITDEIQQVFTYLHVRQDVQLLLGFKSLEQRELFKKLITVSGIGPKGALAILASGIPSQVIGAIEREDETFLVQFPGVGKKTARQMILDLKGKLHDLFTEIDYGDEEQSLLTMAENGALDEAILALEALGYSQRELNKVKPALEREELDTEGYMKKALQLLLKK from the coding sequence TTGTATGATTACATAAAAGGACATGTCACGCGTGTCACGCCCGAATACATAACACTTGACCAAAACGGAGTAGGTTGGCTCATCATGACGCCAAATCCGTACTCATTTCATATAACAGATGAAATTCAACAAGTGTTTACCTATTTGCATGTGCGCCAAGATGTCCAGTTACTACTCGGTTTTAAATCTCTTGAACAACGTGAATTATTTAAAAAACTAATCACGGTTTCCGGCATCGGACCAAAAGGAGCCCTTGCGATACTAGCAAGCGGTATTCCATCACAAGTCATCGGTGCTATCGAACGCGAAGACGAAACATTTCTCGTTCAGTTCCCAGGTGTCGGCAAAAAGACTGCACGCCAAATGATTCTCGATTTAAAAGGAAAGCTGCATGACTTATTCACTGAAATTGATTATGGAGATGAGGAACAATCACTCTTGACAATGGCTGAAAACGGCGCGCTCGACGAAGCGATATTAGCGCTTGAAGCATTAGGCTATTCACAACGCGAATTAAACAAAGTAAAACCCGCATTAGAAAGAGAAGAACTCGATACAGAAGGCTATATGAAAAAAGCCCTTCAACTTTTATTGAAAAAATAA
- the ruvB gene encoding Holliday junction branch migration DNA helicase RuvB — protein sequence MEDRVITGETTEFDEGFEQSLRPQILNQYIGQEKVKDNLSIFIEAAKGRSESLDHVLLYGPPGLGKTTLATVIANEMNVNIRMTSGPAIERPGDLAAVLSSLEPGDVLFIDEIHRLNRAIEEVLYPAMEDFCLDIVVGKGPSARSIRLDLPPFTLIGATTRAGALSAPLRDRFGVPLRLEFYEEEPLTEIVVRSASVFDVSIDREAAVEMAKRSRGTPRIANRLLRRVRDFAQVRGDGKISLDTAQNALEMLQVDDLGLDHIDHKLITGMIEQFRGGPVGIDTIAASIGEESVTIEDVYEPYLLQIGFIQRTPRGRVVTNYAYTHFGYDIPEHNI from the coding sequence ATGGAGGACCGTGTCATAACAGGGGAAACAACAGAATTTGATGAGGGGTTTGAACAGTCGCTTAGACCGCAAATCCTAAACCAATATATTGGACAAGAAAAGGTGAAGGACAATTTAAGCATTTTTATCGAAGCGGCAAAGGGCAGAAGCGAAAGCCTGGATCACGTCCTATTGTACGGACCGCCGGGACTCGGGAAAACGACGCTTGCAACCGTCATCGCGAATGAAATGAACGTCAACATTCGAATGACTAGCGGGCCCGCGATTGAACGTCCGGGGGATTTGGCCGCGGTCCTTTCTTCCCTCGAACCAGGTGATGTCTTATTCATTGATGAAATTCACAGGTTGAATCGGGCAATCGAAGAAGTGCTGTATCCTGCGATGGAAGATTTTTGTTTAGACATCGTTGTCGGCAAAGGACCATCCGCACGTTCTATTAGACTCGACCTGCCCCCGTTCACCTTAATCGGTGCGACGACGCGTGCAGGCGCTTTATCAGCACCTCTCAGGGACCGTTTTGGGGTTCCGTTAAGGTTGGAGTTTTACGAGGAGGAACCGCTAACGGAGATTGTCGTGAGAAGTGCGTCTGTTTTTGATGTTTCTATCGACCGTGAAGCCGCGGTTGAAATGGCAAAACGTTCACGCGGAACACCGCGAATCGCCAATCGGTTATTGCGACGCGTGCGTGATTTTGCGCAAGTCCGCGGAGACGGAAAGATTTCACTTGATACTGCACAAAATGCGCTTGAAATGCTCCAAGTCGATGATCTTGGACTGGATCATATAGATCACAAACTGATTACGGGAATGATTGAGCAATTCCGGGGCGGACCTGTCGGAATCGATACGATTGCGGCCAGCATCGGAGAAGAATCTGTCACGATTGAAGACGTCTACGAACCCTATTTATTGCAAATTGGTTTCATTCAACGCACGCCGCGTGGTAGAGTTGTAACAAATTATGCGTATACGCATTTTGGTTACGATATTCCCGAACATAATATTTGA